The Neomonachus schauinslandi chromosome 4, ASM220157v2, whole genome shotgun sequence genome includes a region encoding these proteins:
- the SPATC1 gene encoding LOW QUALITY PROTEIN: speriolin (The sequence of the model RefSeq protein was modified relative to this genomic sequence to represent the inferred CDS: inserted 1 base in 1 codon), protein MSLLTNYEGLRHQIERLVRENEELKKLVQLIRENHELKSAIKTQAGGLGISGFSSGLGEAAASPPQRPGNCVFLPPSPAATNEAILDEVGIMTLAPLADMLNSPQPSPAAGAIMNPLMGPLNTLLPGPASMSQSIPLTSLLTSPLTGPMAVSPGGTLTSSLGLPSTGPLSSXXXXLTSSLGLPSTGPLSSHLTGPMAVSPGGTLTSSLGLPSTGPLTPSSPLMAPMTGTVAVSLSSPLLTSMAAPLGVSQNLLANPMSNLVLSEAPRVRLSEPLRGCPSRPHPSAGAGPATTTKVPISTEHPQLTQDLEPFSMTFVGSPIQASTPIGTRGTPGPITTFSYSSSDAQTQPSAPKGQAVPVSVPTTPPVSPTATVLVPIPTPAPQATTNYTPSSTTHTVQCPPPPXPHSPPRNPHSPPRTSSSPATVNDTRGPRGAETSRKSILELERKLAHRKTSKFPESPRESKQLVWERLVGEIAFQLDRRILSSIFPERVRLYGFTVSNIPEKIIQASLNPSDHKLDEELCQTLTQRYVSIMNRLQSLGYNGRVHPALTEQLVNAHGILRERPELAASEGGSYTMDFLQRVLVENVHPSMLSDALLLLSCLSQLAHDDGKPMFIW, encoded by the exons ATGTCTCTACTCACCAATTATGAGGGGCTTCGGCATCAGATCGAGAGGCTGGTGCGGGAGAATGAGGAGCTGAAGAAGCTGGTACAGCTCATTCGGGAGAATCACGAGCTCAAGTCGGCGATCAAGACACAAGCGGGTGGCCTGGGCATCAGCGGGTTCAGCTCGGGGCTTGGCGAGGCGGCGGCCAGTCCTCCTCAACGCCCGGGAAACT GTGTCTTCCTGCCCCCGTCCCCGGCAGCCACAAATGAGGCTATCCTGGATGAAGTGGGGATTATGACTCTGGCGCCCCTGGCCGACATGCTGAacagcccacagcccagccccGCAGCAGGCGCCATCATGAACCCCCTGATGGGCCCCCTCAACACACTGCTCCCTGGACCAGCGTCCATGTCACAGAGCATCCCGCTCACCAGCCTCCTGACCAGCCCCCTGACTGGCCCCATGGCAGTGTCCCCGGGGGGCACACTGACCAGCTCCCTGGGTCTGCCTTCAACTGGCCCCCTGAGCAGCCANNNNNNNNNNCTGACCAGCTCCCTGGGTCTGCCTTCAACTGGCCCCCTGAGCAGCCACCTGACTGGCCCCATGGCAGTGTCCCCGGGGGGCACACTGACCAGCTCCCTGGGTCTGCCCTCAACTGGCCCCCTGACTCCAAGCAGCCCCCTGATGGCCCCTATGACAGGCACAGTGGCCGTCTCTCTGAGCAGCCCCCTGCTCACCTCCATGGCTGCTCCTCTAGGTGTTTCTCAGAACCTTCTGGCCAACCCCATGAGCAATCTGGTGCTGTCGGAGGCCCCGAGGGTGCGGCTGTCAGAGCCGCTCCGAGGATGCCCCTCCAGACCCCATCCCTCAGCTGGAGCAGGGcctgccaccaccaccaaag TCCCAATCTCCACTGAGCATCCCCAGCTGACCCAGGACCTGGAGCCCTTCAGCATGACGTTTGTGGGCTCACCCATCCAGGCCTCCACCCCTATCGGGACTAGGGGCACGCCTGGCCCCATCACCACCTTTTCCTACAGCAGCTCAGACGCCCAGACCCAGCCCAGTGCCCCTAAGGGACAAGCAGTTCCTGTATctgtccccaccaccccacctgTCTCTCCAACTGCCACAGTCCTCGTCCCTATCCCTACTCCCGCCCCCCAAGCTACCACCAACTACACCCCCTCGAGCACCACCCACACTgtccagtgccccccccccc ccccccactcccctccacgaaacccccactccccgccccgaACCTCATCCTCCCCGGCTACAGTCAACGACACCCGGGGTCCACGTGGCGCAGAGACATCTCGGAAAAGCATCCTAGAGTTGGAACGGAAGCTAGCCCACCGAAAGACCAGCAAGTTCCCTGAGAGCCCCCGAG AGTCAAAGCAGCTAGTCTGGGAGAGGCTGGTGGGGGAGATCGCCTTCCAGCTGGACCGCAGGATCCTGTCCAGCATCTTCCCTGAGCGCGTGCGTCTCTACGGCTTCACTGTCTCCAACATTCCAGAGAAGATCATCCAG GCCTCCCTGAACCCCAGCGACCACAAGCTGGATGAGGAGCTGTGCCAGACACTCACACAGCGCTACGTGAGCATCATGAACCGGCTACAAAGCCTGGGCTACAATGGGCGGGTGCACCCGGCACTGACTGAGCAGCTGGTGAATGCCCATGGCATCCTGCGAGAGAGGCCGGAGCTGGCTGCCTCGGAAGGCGGCTCCTACACCATGGATTTCCTGCAGCGCGTGCTGGTGGAGAATGTGCACCCCAGCATGCTCTCGGACGCGCTGCTGCTGCTCTCCTGTCTCAGCCAGCTGGCGCACGATGACGGCAAGCCCATGTTCATCTGGTGA
- the LOC110579199 gene encoding sphingomyelin phosphodiesterase 5, whose product MSPAEEAPGAPVRTSQRTLREQRNHISNRQECRKERAVGSRGRTDESIRKLAAVESQGRPEAKKPPAMQSTPDWPPTPGALRPSPFPHPVLHVLHRLARGLLFPAYWALDQLLGCWAPAVRPSCQSALTSALGAAATLLLLLLVGLPLALPGLLLWLLLQAWRRPFCYRPPPQYWAPPAPWRPPAEPARCFGFLSANLCLLPDGLARFNNLRHSQRRAEAIGATLLAGVRPSGYGTTGCSPPGPGTPGGVLTAAVPAGLDFVCLQEVFDLRAAHRLVSRLEPNLGPVLYDVGSFGLQPGPHLKLLGSGLLLASRYPLLRAAFRSFPHARREDALASKGLLSAQAQVGILDGRRIVGFLHCTHLHAPSGDGPLRCKQLTLLLDWMEQFEAESRQSGEAVAFSVLLGDLNFDNCSSDHAKEQEHELFSHFWDPCRLGTRREQPWALGTMLNTSTLHHSVACSPEMLQRALEQEEGRHRYLAGPPGRGPRAKPWRGRRVDYVMYRGAAGGPLSAEVEQVTFSTALAGLTDHLAVGLRLRVSEPS is encoded by the exons ATGAGCCCCGCAGAGGAGGCTCCTGGAGCACCAGTGCGCACCAGCCAGAGGACTCTGAGGGAACAGAGGAATCATATCAGCAACCGGCAGGAATGCAGGAAGGAGAGGGCTGTGGG CTCCCGCGGACGAACCGACGAATCGATTCGCAAGCTGGCAGCGGTTGAGTCGCAGGGGCGTCCCGAGGCCAAGAAGCCCCCCGCCATGCAATCCACTCCCGACTGGCCCCCAACGCCGGGTGCCCTACGGCCGTCTCCTTTCCCGCACCCTGTACTGCACGTCCTCCACCGCCTGGCCCGAGGCCTGCTCTTCCCGGCTTACTGGGCCCTGGACCAGCTGCTGGGCTGCTGGGCGCCGGCGGTGCGCCCGAGCTGCCAGAGCGCGCTGACCTCAGCCCTGGGCGCCGCGGCgacgctgctgctgctgctcctggTCGGCCTGCCCCTGGCGCTGCCGGGCCTGCTGCTCTGGCTTCTCCTGCAGGCTTGGCGCCGCCCCTTCTGCTACCGGCCCCCGCCGCAGTACTGGGCGCCCCCAGCGCCCTGGCGCCCCCCAGCTGAGCCCGCGCGCTGCTTTGGCTTCCTCAGCGCCAACCTGTGCCTGCTCCCCGACGGGCTAGCACGCTTCAACAACCTGCGGCACAGCCAGCGGCGGGCGGAGGCTATAGGCGCCACGCTGCTCGCCGGCGTGCGGCCCTCGGGCTATGGGACTACGGGCTGCAGTCCGCCGGGGCCGGGGACGCCCGGGGGGGTGCTGACAGCCGCGGTGCCGGCAGGTCTGGACTTCGTGTGCCTGCAGGAGGTGTTCGACCTGCGCGCGGCGCACCGCCTCGTCAGCCGCCTGGAGCCCAATCTGGGCCCTGTGCTGTACGACGTGGGCTCCTTTGGCCTGCAGCCCGGGCCGCACCTCAAGCTGCTCGGCAGCGGGCTGCTGCTGGCCTCTCGTTATCCGCTGCTGCGGGCAGCCTTCCGATCCTTCCCCCACGCACGTCGCGAGGATGCGCTGGCCTCCAAGGGACTGCTTTCCGCACAG GCGCAGGTGGGCATCCTGGACGGGCGCCGCATCGTGGGCTTCCTGCACTGTACGCACTTGCATGCGCCGAGTG gggaCGGGCCCTTGCGCTGCAAACAGCTGACGCTTCTGCTGGACTGGATGGAGCAGTTTGAAGCCGAGAGCCGCCAGAGTGGCGAGGCCGTGGCCTTCAGCGTGCTTCTGGGTGACCTAAACTTCGACAACTGCTCTTCAG ACCACGCAAAGGAGCAGGAGCACGAGCTCTTCAGCCACTTCTGGGATCCCTGCCGGCTGGGCACTCGCCGGGagcagccctgggccctgg gcACGATGCTGAACACCTCCACTCTGCACCACTCGGTGGCCTGCTCCCCAGAGATGCTGCAGAG GGCCctggagcaggaggaagggcgcCACCGCTACCTGGCAGGCCCTCCCGGCAGAGGCCCGCGGGCTAAACCCTGGCGGGGCCGGCGCGTAGACTACGTCATGTACCGGGGAGCCGCCGGAGGCCCGCTGAGCGCA GAGGTGGAGCAGGTGACCTTCAGCACCGCCCTGGCGGGGCTCACAGACCACCTGGCCGTGGGACTTCGGCTCCGAGTGTCCGAGCCCTCCTGA